The sequence below is a genomic window from Paramisgurnus dabryanus chromosome 4, PD_genome_1.1, whole genome shotgun sequence.
atctagttgagtgtaatatgatttttttgacATACAtgtttacataatttgtcaaatactatttagaaaacagagctatAGTTTACTGTATTTATCATAGTCTACTGTATTTTTCATTGTCTACTGTAATTTTCATATAGTCTACTCTATTTATTATCACAGTCTACTGTATTTATCATAGTCTACTGCATTTATCATTGTCAACTGTAATTTTCATATAGTCTACTGTAGTTATCATTGTCTACTGTATTTATCACAATCTACCTTTTGGGTCAATGAcatgacgttaattattttgtgtccgtatggttcaattacatgtaaaagggttaaaatttcaaaataaatttgcagattacttattttttgaggaccaagtcatTTTGAAAGCatcatttttaaagaatatttggaggataattgcaaaaatgtcatgTGGTGTAActggtctgtgtcaattggtgtaaccagtattttttaataaaaatataaatatattcataaaaaatgtggaaaaaaatgataatcatttagtttagtgtaatatgattttgacatacatttttacataatttgtcaaatattatttagaaaacaacgCTATTTATCATAGTCTACTGTATTTTTCATAGTCTATTGCAATAATCATTGTTTACTGTATTTATCACAGTTTACTGCAATGATCATTGTTTACTGTATTTATCAGTCTACTGTATCTATCAGAGTCTACTGTAATTTTCATATAGTCTACTGTATTTATTATAGTCTACTGTAATTTTCATATAGTCTACTGTATTTATCATAGTCTACTGTAATTTTCATATAGCCTActatatttgttatattttactgtaattttCATATAGCCTACTGTATTTATTATTGTCTGCTGTAATTTTCATATAGCCTACTGTATTTATCATAGTCTACTGCAATGATCATTGTTTACTGTATTTATCAGTCTACTGTATTTATTATAGTCTACTGTAATTTTCATTTAGCCTACTGTATTTATTATAGTCTACTGTAATTTTCATATAGCCTACTGTATTGATCACAGTCTACTGTATTTATCATAGTCTACTGTATTTATTATAGTCTACTGTAATTTTCATATAGCCTACTGTATTGATCACAGTCTACTGTAATTTTCATATAGCCTGTTGTATTTATTATAGTCTACTGTAATTTTCATATAGCTTACTGTATTTATTATAGTCTACTGTAATTTTCATTTAGCCTACTGTATTTATCATAGTCTACTGCAATGATCATTGTTTACTGTATTTATCAGTCTACTGTATTTATTATAGTCTACTGTAATTTTCATTTAGCCTACTGTATTTATTATAGTCTACTGTAATTTTCATATAGCCTACTGTATTGATCACAGTCTACTGTATTTATCATAGTCTACTGTATTTATTATAGTCTACTGTAATTTTCATATAGCCTACTGTATTGATCACAGTCTACTGTAATTTTCATATAGCCTGTTGTATTTATTATAGTCTACTGTAATTTTCATATAGCTTACTGTATTTATTATAGTCTACTGTAATTTTCATTTAGCCTACTGTATTTATCATAGTCTACTGCAATGATCATTGTTTACTGTATTTATCAGTCTACTGTATTTATTATAGTCTACTGTAATTTTCATATAGCCTGATGTATTTATTATAGTCTACTGTAATTTTCATATAGCTTACTGTATTTATTATAGTCTACTGTAATTTTCATTTAGCATACTGTATTTATCATAGTCTACTGTATTTATAATAGTCTACTGTAATTTTCATATAGCTTACTGTATTTATCACAATCTACTTTAATTTTCATATAGCCTGTTGTATTTATTATAGTCTACTGTTATTTTCATATAGCTTACTGTATTTATTATAGTCTACTGTAATTTTCATTTAGCCTACTGTATTTATCATAGTCTACTGTATTTATCATAGTCTACTGCAATGATCATTGTTTACTGTATTTATCAGTCTACTGTATTTATTATAGTCTACTGTAATTTTCATATAGCCTGTTGTATTTATTATAGTCTACTGTAATTTTCATATAGCCTGTTGTATTTATTATAGTCTACTGTAATTTTCATATAGCTTACTGTATTTATTATAGTCTACTGTAATTTTCATATAGCTTACTGTATTTATCACAGTCTACTTTAATTTTCATATAGCCTGTTGTATTTATTATAGTCTACTGTTATTTTCATTTAGCCTACTGTATTTATCATAGTCTACTGCAATGATCATTGTTTACTGTATTTATCAGTCTACTGTATTTATTATAGTCTACTGTAATTTTCATATAGCCTGTTGTATTTATTATAGTCTACTGTAATTTTCATATAGCTTACTGTATTTGTTATAGTCTACTGTAATTTGCATTTAGTCTACTGTAATTTTCAATGTCTGCTGTATTTTTTATAGCCTACTGTTTTTATCATAACCTACTGTTGTGTTCAACACTACTCATTTCTATTCTCATAAATGAAAAGTCTTGTAACAATCTTTATCAAAAACAggtttatttaaaacttttcaaTCACTTTCAatcataaataacaaaaatggcacatttttgacCAGTAAAACAATATCACATTGGTCAACATCAACATAAACTAAATTTAGAAAATGTAGGTCATTCAAAATGAACAGATTTTATTTAAGTAAGTATTTAATATGACTGAATCAACCTGACAACATTAATTAAACACCAACAACATAGAATTTTAGATCAAGTAGGAATACCAAACATACCAACTGCACAGTTTCACTTTTTACAAAAGTACACATGAAAAACAGgtgaatgcaaaaaaaaaaaaaaactaaacaaagcCTACAAATGAACTGCTTTGATGGTAAATAAAAAATCTACGCTAAATGGATTTCTCAGGTTCTTTGTTCTTCTCAAACATATGTACACAGTGCACAACTTGCTAAATGTCATCTCAACTGAAGGCTCACAGTAATGTCGCTGATTCAATATGAGACTTGGGACACAGACTGGTCTGCTCTCCAAACACTAAATATGTCATTTGTCAGCACAAGTCTTCAATTAAATCCATATGAATCATAGTCACTGTTTCTGTTGGACGAGGGCTCCCTACTAGCGTTTACCGACAGCTTCTCCAAACCTAACAACACAGAAAAGTCAAATAGATACGAATGTGCAAGCATGTGAATGGCTGTGGGCATGAGGAACTGTGGAGTTTGTATGATTTTGAAAGGAAACTGTTTTGATACCGTAATTTCCATAAAAATATGACATGATAAATCATAATAAATTGAACTGGACACAAAGTGAATGAGTGTGCATGACAGAGAGgaattaaaaagtaaaagtaaatgaACTGACCAGGATAGGACTGTCGCTTTACTGTATTGTTGTCTAGGTGACCACCAGCTTGACCTCTGTGATAGGAAActtgaaaaagaaagaaatattCAAACTAAACATTTTCTCACTTGTGACTGTGTTACTGTGACATTTAGACAATTTggcatttaaaaagtaatttataGTCAAGATTTAATCAATGTGCACATTCCCCTGGATTTACACCCATGTATTTGGCATCGCTAGTATCATGCGCTAACAGTTAAGATACAGGAACTAACGTGTGGGTCGGAAATGACTCACCACTTTGAGTCTGAGTCGGGCCGATCCATCGATTCTGCCGTTTTTGTGAAACTGCATCAAAGCAGTGAGAAAATGTTGAAATTAGACACAGTATTTAAGTTTAGAGAACTAAACGTGTTGAGTAATGTAACGGGTACAGGGACACATCCATTCAATATTCAGTTATACATAAAACAATTCAAAGCAAAAAAAGATAATTAAAACAACTTTCTAACTtctcaaaatatataaattgtgcTGCCAGTGCAGCTTATATAAATATTTGCATTATTTAACGTGTAATTTGGAGTTTTAGACGTGCTTGTTTTCATCTGTGACTCACATCTTTTGCGGATGGCTTTGTACGTGGGCCGGCCAAACTGAAGCAGAATAACACTGAAGATGAAGAGAAGCAATATGGCAGTTACTGCTTTATAGGCAGCCAATTCTTTTCCTAAAGGGTCTGAGAGTGAGAACAAGAGAAAATAAAACAGTTATATGAAATATATAGCATATTCGGGCAGTTTCCAGgccagggtttagattaatccagggcCAGGCCTTAGttgttttaggacatttaagtcgtttttacaaacataccttacaaaaaaacatgaTGTGCATTCTAAAACGAAAGAATGGCACCGATATATGTTAAAAGATGTAAGTTCAAGATGTTTTTTAtataaggcagctcaaacatgcattttagtctgggactagaataAGCTGTCCAGGGAAACTGCCCATTGAGTATCATCAAATTATAAccattatgtaaaaatgtatatacattaAAAACATACAGAGTGATGTGAAAAATTTTCACAACCACCTACCTTCGCAAGTGAGATGCCGTCCACGGCACCAAGATTTGTTCAATGTCATATTGCTATGCACAAAATAACCTTCTGCATATTCTGATATGCGCTTAAAGCTCGTATATTTTCCACATCTAGTGTCCTTACAAAGTCCGCGCAACCATGTTTCTGGTAAGTTACTGTCGAAGCACAAGGAAGCCTCCTGTTTTTCAGAGGGTATGAGAAACAGCTGACCATCACACTGACTCCCCATCTTCCAGGATATCCTCACCCGAGCCAGAATAGGAGGCAGAGGGATATATTCGGTGAAGTTCTGGCATGGGGTTGATGGGGTAGGGGGTATGCATGGAGCTGCTGGAGTTGTATTATTTTTCAGGGTGTTGTTTGTTGATTGCGCAATGATTTCTCCTGCAAAGAAAATAGCACATGGACATTTTGATGCAAACATGGACAAACTGAGACACTGATGGAGTAATAAGGTCAATAATTATAACATAACTCAGAACATCAATAAGTAAAGACACAAATTAAATTCCAGAAATATTAAGCACTTTTTAAAGAAGCAGATAAAATAAGAGTTTGTGGTCATGAAATTACACTCTCAGATAACAAGAAGGTGCACAAGTTGGGACGGTACCTTATCAAAAAGttcacttttgtacctaaaaggtgcatattggtacctcaaaggtacacactGGTAggtattggtacctcaaaggtacacattggtaggTACATacgtacctcaaaggtacatatctgtacttaaatggtacatattaagaccttcttaaaaagtaaaatcccagtgacagcttttgtaccttcatTTTTGAGAGTacataaatcatttaaaattaattCCTCAAGTTGTAATTAAATATGGCTAATTGAAATCTGATATGCGCATCATCTTGAACTGGCTGGTTTGATACGTTGACTGTATATTTTAATACATTATATGCTCAGAATCCTTTAAATGGTCGCATTTGAAAAAACACGTCTAATAATGTTATACGTTATAGGTAAAGCATGCGTGACAATTAAGAATTGCTGATCTACACAGGTGAAATGTTTTTTCACTGAGGTCAGAATGCAAATAGCTGATCATTTGCACTCATTATCACTTGCACTGTTTGCAAAGTGCTAAACAGCACACTTTGCACATTTGATTGCATGATTGCATTATGCCCACTGCACTTTGCAAGTATAGGTCCTTTGCAAATATACAGGTCCAGACTCCAGATCCTTAGGATTTAAGTtataaagaaatataactatttgaaaataaagTACCAAAGTACCATTATCATTTCAAAATACTAAATTATAACGGGTAGGCCTACAACATATTAAATCAATTGTGTATGATGAACTAACATACTTTGAATTTGGTCATTCAATAGCTATACATTTATGAAAATACAAATCAATCAACATTTGAATTTGAAAACGTATCAATGAGAAACAGTGTATGGATGGGGAAAATTCATTCAGATGCTCCAAAACATCACAAAGTACAAAAAGTCAACATATCAATTCAGTCTCAAAATTGGTGGAATTTGCAATGTGATGAAGCGCTGCTTGTTTGAGAATGCGACTGTACCTTTGATTTTTATAAACAAGAGGCTGCAATGTCAAATTTGAGAGCGAGGACAACGTAACAATGCATATTTTTCAAACTGTTACATGGTTTGCACTGAAAGTGCacttattgaaaaaaaaaaacattaaacttcAATTTGTTTTGGAGATCACAAATGCATGAAACGCTCTTGTCATTGTTACGTTAAAGGgttttacaaataatatatacatacacacacactgtaaaaaatactttgctgccttaaaattttaagtcatttcaacttactattatttatcttgactagagatgagttgttataactacaggtgacttgttataacttataaaatatagttgagaaaagtcaacttaatttctctgttgacatgacttgtaaatctgagttgatttaacaaaaaagtttttttacagtgcaatatACACTTTGATTTGAAGTTATTTTTAGCAGTTTTTTTAAATTCTTCATTTTGCATAAGTTGtagcatatttttatttattgtaaaaaaaaaattaattttggaGACTAAGTGCAAAAAAAACATAGTTGACAGTAGGCTATGTAACTTAATCAATTATAGATTATTGTCAATTATTCTAAAGCATATTTTTAGCTTTAAATTCCACAATTGGACAGTAAGTAGTTTTTTGGTTAAATGAGTGATAGAAAtctctaaaatattttctttgttcAAGCCTTAAAAAATATAATCGTATAAAGATGAGATATTTAGTTGATAAAGGATAAACTTATGATTCTGAATTTACCGTATTGAAATTTTTTTACTTCGCAACAATGAAAAGCATTTGTCTTGACTGTAGGTTCCGGTTGTCAGACATGTAAGAATATCATTTTCACATGAAGGGTGAGGTTGTTTAtgaaatatcaaaataaacataatattttACGAGGACACTGTTGATAGTAACACTAACTTTGAAACATGCTTTTCGACATTACATttctattttaatatatatgaCTCAATATATATAATGTACACAATATTTAGCATTATATATAACTGTACAGTCCACTGATTGAAAGCATGTGTTAAGTAAACGATGCAACAAGTGTTTTGCCTCTTAAGAGAGACAAAAGAATTCAAACCAGACATTAGCATTTTATGATAGCTATTGACCGATAATCAGTgacaaaaaatattcattcatgGTTGTGGAACAGAATACATAACTCATATCACAAGCATCTACGATGATATCAGAAAGCTTATCTATTCATATATATTCACatatacaataataaataaatcacttaCGAGCTCCAAAGAGCAGGAGTGCCACAAAAGTCATCAACAGAGAGTTTTCCATCTGTGCTACACAATAAAAGATAAATGTGAATTTTTTGAGTACAACGTAAAATAAAAGATACACCGTAACAGCTAATAGGCCTAAAGGTCAAATTGATGACCTTTGGTACATAAGTCAGTTTTGTTAACATATTTACAGGCCAAATGATACCATGACTGATACATATGGCTTTTCGATTCTTTTGAAAGCAAGAAAAGCCAATAATatacaataaaatatacaaaaatgattGTTCTTTGCACTATAAGAATGTACGGCTTTCGAAAATCGTACCACGGCATTTGTACATTGATCATTTACTACAATCTAAATCTTACAGAAAGGTATTAATGCTCACTGAACTCTGAATTGCACACTGAATGTCATCTTGTTTAAGGTATGATACAGTACATTTCTTGCTTTTAATTGACAGCCGACTTCTCTCTGTGCTCCGAAGAcattcatgttcaaagaaagtCAAGCATCAAAAAACTACTTTCATTATACCATGAAAACATCTAACCAGCTTTTAACAATATATTATCAGATCTTACCTCGTTTGAGACTGACGAGAACAAACGTGTGGAGCAAGTGACAAGAAAATTAAGTGAAAGGAAACATACAGAGGTGTGGAGCTAAGTATCTTCATTTCCCCGCCCTcatcctctttctctctccgtTTGCTTGTAATCGCATGTGTTTTGTGTTTGACTGCACATTGCACTGCTTCCTCACTTCAAAGAGATCAACATAGAGACCAAAAATGAACAAAAGCATAAAAAACACGGTGGGCGGAGAAAAAAGTGAAATAGGGTAATATCcagcttaaaatgttttctcactGTTGATTTTGTTGGGAGAccataaatactgtatatatttttaaacaaactaataataaaaaacacataaaaaataagaaatcaaaaaatattggttttacagacaaggcttaagactagtcctagactaaaacatgtttaaactgtctcaactgaaaataacaaatgcgCCCGTGCCATTTGTCTCACACCAGTAATGTCTTTTTCTAAGCATGTTTATAAAGtatgcttaaacatcttaatttaactaaggcctagtcctggctttagctaacaTTGTCTGTAAAACCAGGCCATGATGATTAGGAAATTGGGATTAGGGtagtaaaataattaaaacctAAGGGGTGAAATTACCAATCTGCAAAGGCCATTCAGAACAGGGAAGAGCAAAGAGCGAGGCACGAcgtaatgttgttttgttttagctaaaataatattaaaaatattaattttagatcaatcatatttttacacaagcaacacaccaATCTTTACTACAAATAAACAATTTTCCCGGACAGTGTTTAGATTAATCTAAGGCTAgtccttagttatattaggatatttaaatagtttaacaataccttacaaaaacattactgttgtgcatcttgagacaaaacaatggtactgatatattttaagttatgaccgtgcaagctgttttcaacTAGGACAGCTCGAACATGCATTTAAGTTTTGGACTAGCTTTAagctctgtccgggaaaccgcttTTTACAATTCTCGTACAAAAGAGACAGAAATGCACATTTAACAACCTACCCCAcagtgtaaaaagtaaaagctgctctactttaaaaatgtaacacacctaaaaaaaatttgttttataaatttatattttaaaaatgataaaaaattacattctcaacttattattttctttttcatttaaagtgaagaaatttaagttgaaaaggCGTTAACAATTGAAGTAATTGAAGTTGACCCgactttactttttaaaatgcataggTGGGGTTAAATGTAACAGACAGATggtttgttgtaacacttgctagaaaattcaatttaaacataaaatatttcaaaactaTTCTGTCTACATACTATACTTTTAAAACAtctaatgtgttgtccttaacaaatctctgtgttatttatggaacaacacactttgtgtt
It includes:
- the LOC135785951 gene encoding T-cell surface glycoprotein CD5, with product MENSLLMTFVALLLFGAREIIAQSTNNTLKNNTTPAAPCIPPTPSTPCQNFTEYIPLPPILARVRISWKMGSQCDGQLFLIPSEKQEASLCFDSNLPETWLRGLCKDTRCGKYTSFKRISEYAEGYFVHSNMTLNKSWCRGRHLTCEDPLGKELAAYKAVTAILLLFIFSVILLQFGRPTYKAIRKRFSQKRQNRWIGPTQTQSVSYHRGQAGGHLDNNTVKRQSYPGLEKLSVNASREPSSNRNSDYDSYGFN